The Trypanosoma brucei brucei TREU927 chromosome 9, whole genome shotgun sequence genome includes a window with the following:
- a CDS encoding flavoprotein monooxygenase, putative, producing the protein MWRRSRFLRGSTNRYTDGSGRRLDSSNIPSDLDLQPISNRAYPVRGEHWQPVLVGEPSPHKGNVIVSGAGTVGMATAAIFALRGWHATVVERQPSVLRMQSATSEGGEILSSYYGSLSAGLQHALITRRAADALQAAGLRVSAFRHCGVPVTGVLDHPGAYNSWFTRGLVEHHPFAVKMLSVNLLALRQVLEKHLHNLPTGNCRVFHQHVVEAVNPLKQQLVVKPISDSNKPLEGARSAVHNGDDNPFSSNEVDKHGMQQGTHMETSLTLHRVKWEKKYANDAVDYDLLVCAEGVNSRLRDLVDVEGFAADVDFGVRWLVLRSRHLSSEHIHRWLHRRKGPAPLHEVCSPHQVPLAIAFPRIPQNKEAPPTARAGDSEADVEATKSFALMLYAPMDDLQRLSDHEALRTFCPDIVQADGSCNATSYAKNVVPFPTIHCENLYNAVGLPSAVVVGDAAHTCNPFWLQGLAMGLEDGVNLLNQVDAYSKHFYDAIKQYSQERGCSGDALRLITDRCLYYERTKHINPLVRFQDSYRRAMNIILPKIMNEYYTGASVNQLYSKSLESMLNGRGYASYEFAEKQQSKHSAFHHIGRVYT; encoded by the coding sequence ATGTGGCGGCGCTCTCGGTTTCTCCGTGGTTCTACAAACCGTTACACCGATGGGTCGGGGCGGCGTCTCGACTCGTCCAACATTCCCAGTGATTTGGACCTACAACCGATAAGCAACCGCGCGTATCCCGTACGAGGGGAACACTGGCAGCCCGTGTTGGTAGGAGAGCCGTCTCCCCACAAGGGGAACGTCATTGTGTCCGGTGCTGGTACCGTTGGCATGGCAACTGCGGCTATTTTCGCACTGCGTGGATGGCACGCTACAGTTGTGGAACGGCAACCTTCCGTCTTACGGATGCAAAGTGCTACAAGCGAGGGGGGTGAGATCCTTTCATCATACTATGGCAGCCTATCGGCTGGGCTGCAGCACGCACTCATTACACGACGTGCAGCCGATGCGCTGCAGGCTGCCGGATTACGGGTTAGCGCCTTCAGACACTGTGGTGTGCCTGTTACGGGCGTGCTAGATCACCCTGGGGCATACAACAGCTGGTTCACCAGGGGCCTTGTTGAGCATCACCCGTTCGCGGTTAAGATGCTTTCTGTAAACTTACTAGCGCTACGGCAGGTACTGGAGAAGCACTTGCACAACCTTCCTACTGGAAATTGCCGTGTGTTTCACCAACACGTGGTGGAGGCGGTGAACCCACTGAAACAGCAGCTTGTTGTGAAACCTATAAGTGATAGCAACAAGCCCCTAGAGGGAGCGCGGAGCGCGGTCCACAACGGAGACGACAACCCTTTTAGCAGTAATGAAGTCGATAAGCATGGCATGCAACAAGGCACCCACATGGAAACCAGTCTTACACTTCATCGTGTAAAGTGGGAGAAGAAATATGCAAACGATGCTGTGGATTACGATCTACTTGTGTGTGCTGAGGGTGTCAATTCCCGTCTGCGAGATCTTGTTGACGTGGAGGGGTTCGCAGCCGACGTGGACTTCGGCGTACGATGGTTGGTTCTCAGAAGCAGGCACCTGAGTTCTGAGCATATTCACCGTTGGTTACACCGGCGGAAAGGCCCAGCACCGCTGCACGAAGTTTGCTCGCCCCATCAAGTACCTCTTGCCATAGCTTTCCCACGGATTCCACAGAACAAAGAGGCACCACCGACTGCCCGTGCTGGTGATTCAGAAGCTGATGTTGAGGCAACAAAAAGTTTTGCGCTCATGTTGTACGCCCCCATGGATGACCTGCAGCGGCTTTCGGACCATGAGGCTCTACGAACGTTCTGCCCTGATATTGTGCAGGCAGACGGGTCTTGTAACGCTACTTCTTATGCCAAGAACGTGGTGCCATTTCCCACCATACATTGTGAAAACTTGTATAATGCTGTTGGGCTCCCCTCCGCAGTGGTGGTCGGGGACGCAGCACATACATGCAACCCGTTCTGGCTTCAGGGTCTCGCAATGGGCCTCGAGGACGGTGTAAATTTGCTTAACCAAGTGGACGCCTATTCCAAACACTTTTACGATGCCATCAAGCAGTACAGCCAAGAGCGCGGTTGCAGCGGCGATGCTCTACGGTTGATTACAGACCGTTGCTTGTACTACGAACGCACAAAGCATATCAATCCGTTGGTGCGTTTCCAGGACAGCTACAGGCGCGCCATGAATATAATACTTCcaaaaataatgaatgaGTATTACACCGGCGCCTCTGTCAATCAACTTTACTCCAAGAGCCTGGAATCAATGCTAAACGGCAGGGGCTATGCTTCGTACGAGTTTGCTGAGAAGCAACAATCCAAACACAGCGCGTTCCATCACATTGGCAGGGTATATACGTAG